Proteins from a genomic interval of Plasmodium berghei ANKA genome assembly, chromosome: 6:
- a CDS encoding BIR protein — MILNVCETFKGIEELLNDDFYLHGINDNTKLLEIYCPISSETGKRECKTASQRVNAATVLLFNHLFSGDENIESDNKNNEYIMYIMLWLSSKMNLITDGTYGSVSDFYTTFIKNGDVDVDVDDNYYYDYFDKISEKKEIMKIKIEGMHELYELLKDLCNAINNSSEDSSNCSDCSNFANKWKDQSNKLVEKETKVYEDEYYCDVLLTLKKAYEKFKKDNGIQNKLPELEKIEKINNCKELCKDANNSWRIIDASSQDLSNEIDRNFSDILKTIPSKDKKKYRILKKFVKIIKKITIKKRRIVKKKKRKKVIVKAPMNKKQSNKHQGSSQGGKQSVTEEPSQISEDESYSEDESDLEGEEEDSEQTEPKNNYQNTEQQNTVDQASNQSDNPSYSEGASSASGNELENSGKSQEDSEEQTNTNLSTKTNNQTVVQEQSGAEPETDSKPEPELEPQLKSQTESPLPPPPQAQQHQPSLSQPEQEQEQTQIKSQKELAPQQEPSTPSSSETKKQEQLESPSTQEKSLTKHETGFLYGLYKTHISSFYKNLTDYGHRLYESVSTSLTKGYSAFNKISNDLINHLNKVNDTLPSVDNNIHQKDSGSDLLPSDSPSETPLSSPIQSSDNKVEGENQEKEPEDKSHEKETESGSQEINSEDEKPKKESEGGSGDTISEPEGGSEDTISEPEVGNQENKTEGKDQISETGSKDEVPIPTPAPEEPSKDSINKIHDQGIKQLPPEIKVEKGIFEIGFPGDVFKGYKLFVYLVIIIGIPIILALMYKYFSFGWRKELKKKKNMKKVINMFGGNEKTKRVINPTDRKKQVQIIINLSKKKQDKKLTNPSTQKKQDEKVTSSSTQKKQTKQFINSIYWGKYPLLNMYKLMETDPVPFIILYLVFIFYVYRRKCDSLE, encoded by the exons ATGATTCTCAATGTG TGTGAAACATTTAAGGGTATTGAGGAACTATTGAATGATGATTTTTATCTCCATGGTATAAATGACAATACTAAATTATTAGAAATTTATTGTCCTATTAGCAGTGAAACGGGGAAAAGAGAATGTAAAACTGCCAGTCAAAGAGTTAATGCTGCTactgtattattatttaatcatttatttagcggagatgaaaatatagaatctgataataaaaataacgaaTATATCATGTATATTATGCTATGGTTAAGTAGTAAAATGAATCTAATTACAGATGGAACTTACGGAAGCGTGTCAGATTTTTATACTAcgtttataaaaaatggtgATGTTGATGTTGATGTTGatgataattattattatgattattttgataaaatctctgaaaaaaaagaaataatgaaaattaaaattgaaGGAATGCATGAACTTTATGAGTTACTTAAAGATCTGTGTAATGCAATTAATAATTCTTCCGAAGATTCTTCAAATTGCTCCGATTGTTCAAATTTTGCTAATAAATGGAAAGACCAATCCAATAAACTTGTTGAAAAAGAAACTAAGGTTTATGAAGATGAGTATTATTGTGATGTGCTGTtaactttaaaaaaagcTTATGagaaatttaaaaaagataatGGTATCCAAAATAAACTTCCAGAACTcgaaaaaatagaaaaaataaataattgtaaGGAATTATGTAAAGATGCAAACAACTCGTGGAGAATTATAGATGCGAGTTCCCAAGATTTATCGAATGAAATAGATCGAAATTTTAGTgacattttaaaaacaattccctctaaagataaaaagaaatatcGGATACTGAAGAAATTtgtgaaaattataaaaaaaataacgatCAAGAAGAGAAGaatagtgaaaaaaaagaaaagaaaaaaagtaatTGTCAAAGCACCgatgaataaaaaacagAGTAACAAGCATCAAGGATCAAGCCAAGGAGGAAAACAATCAGTTACAGAAGAACCATCACAAATTTCAGAAGATGAATCATATTCAGAAGATGAATCAGATTTAGAAGGTGAAGAAGAAGATAGTGAACAAACCGAACCGAAGAATAATTATCAAAACACCGAACAACAAAATACAGTAGATCAAGCATCAAACCAAAGTGATAACCCATCATATTCAGAAGGTGCATCATCAGCTTCAGGAAATGAACTAGAAAATAGTGGAAAATCACAAGAAGACTCTGAAGAACAAacaaatacaaatttatcAACGAAAACGAACAATCAAACAGTAGTTCAAGAACAATCTGGTGCAGAACCAGAAACAGATTCAAAACCAGAACCAGAACTAGAACCACAGTTAAAATCACAGACAGAATCACCACTACCACCACCACCACAAGCACAACAACATCAACCATCATTGTCACAACCAGAACAAGAACAAGAACAAACACAGATAAAATCACAGAAAGAATTAGCACCACAACAAGAACCATCAACACCATCATCGTCagaaacaaaaaaacaagAACAACTAGAATCTCCATCTACACAAGAAAAATCATTGACGAAACATGAAACTGGATTTTTATATGGTTTATATAAAACGCatatttcatctttttataaaaaccTTACTGATTATGGGCATCGTTTATATGAAAGTGTATCAACTAGCTTAACAAAAGGTTATTCtgcatttaataaaatttctaATGATTTAATTAATCATCTAAATAAAGTAAATGATACATTACCATCAGTTGATAATAACATTCACCAAAAAGATTCGGGAAGTGATTTACTTCCATCTGATAGTCCATCAGAAACGCCCTTGTCTTCACCGATACAATCTAGTGACAATAAAGTTGAAGGTGAAAACCAAGAAAAAGAACCTGAAGATAAAAGCCACGAAAAAGAAACTGAAAGTGGAAGCCAAGAAATAAATTCTGAAGATGAAAAACCAAAAAAAGAATCTGAAGGTGGAAGTGGAGATACAATAAGTGAACCTGAAGGTGGAAGTGAAGATACAATAAGTGAACCTGAAGTTGGAAACcaagaaaataaaactgAAGGTAAAGACCAAATAAGTGAAACTGGAAGTAAAGATGAAGTACCAATACCAACACCAGCTCCTGAAGAGCCATCAAAGGATTCTATCAATAAAATACATGATCAAGGAATTAAACAACTTCCTCCTGAAATCAAGGTAGAAAAAGGAATATTTGAAATAGGATTTCCAGGAGATGTATTTAAAGGatacaaattatttgtatatttagTTATAATTATTGGCATACCCATTATTTTAGCACTTATGTATAAG tatttttcatttggATGGAGAAAGGaattgaagaaaaaaaaaaacatgaaaaaggttataaatatgtttggTGGAAATGAAAAGACAAAAAGAGTTATAAACCCAACTGATCGAAAAAAACAAgtacaaataattataaatttatctaaaaaaaaacaggaTAAAAAGCTTACAAATCCATCTACTCAAAAAAAGCAGGATGAAAAGGTTACAAGTTCATCtactcaaaaaaaacaaactaAACAGTTTATAAATTCCATTTACTGGGGAAAATATccattattaaatatgtataaactTATGGAGACCGATCCTGTaccatttattattttgtatttggtgtttattttttatgtttatagAAGAAAATGCGATTCTttagaataa